The genomic window TGCAGCGGCGCGTGGGGAGAAAGAAGAAACTCTATACGGCCGAAGATCTGATCGACGACGTGGGTCTGAGCCCGGAGCAGTTCGAGGATCTGGTCGCCGAGTTGGAGGGGCAGTTCGGGGTGGAGATCGACCCGGACACTCTGGAGCAATTGACGCTGGCCGGTTGCCTCGTAGCCCGGCTCGTGAGCCTGTGCAGCCGTGACGCAGCAGAGGACGGCGTCGAGCGGGCCGTGGCCTGAACGGCATTCTTTGGGCGGCCCGGGAAGCCATCGAGAAATCGATCACGGGGGCGGTCGAGGGTGAGGGTGCCCAGTCGCCAGCAACACTCTCTCCAACGCGTGCTTGACCCAGGTACCCGCCCTCCCTACAGTGGCCGGGAGTTCCGGGGTCAAGGAGAGCGTGACGGGCGAGGACGCCAATGGAAAGCACGCTCCTCTGGATCGAAACCGGAGTACCGGTTATCGGGGACACGGCAGCCCGTCTCGCCATCCTCTTCACCGTCGGAGGCTTCGACGTGGCCTGTGTGTTCTAACCATGTCGCACCTTCGAGTTACGGGGCCCTCCGGCCGACCGCTCAGCAGCACGACCGCTGGAGCGGGTCTTCTGATCGCCCTGCTCTCGCTGGGTCACTTGGCCACCGACGTCGTGCAGGGCGCCCTGCCGGCCCTGCTCCCCTACTTGAAGGACCGGTACGCGCTCACCTATACGTCCGCGGGCCTCGTGCTTCTGGCGGCTCACGTCACGTCTTCGGGAATTCAACCCCTCTTCGGGTATCTGACCGACCGCAAGCCGCTGCCCGCCCTGCTCCCCTTCGGCCTGTTGGTGTCCGGGGTCGGCATGGCTCTCGTCCCTTTTGCGCCGACCTTCGGCTGGGTGCTCGCGATCGTCGTATTCCTAGGACTCGGGACAGCCGCCTTTCACCCCGAGGGATTCAAGGCGACGGCCTGCATTGCACAGGCTCGGCGCGCCACGGGCATGTCGCTGTTCTCGGTGGGCGGAAACCTAGGATTCGCCCTCGGAGCCCCGGCCGCGATCTTCCTCGTCTCGCATCTCGGACTCACCGGCGCCGTGGCGCTCGCCACTCCCTGTGCCTTGGCCTTGGCGCTTCTCGTGCCCGCCCTTCCGAGCATCACCCGTCGCGTCACCGCGATCGGCGAGGTTGCGAAGCGGGCGGATCGTCACGCGCGACCGTTCCCGGCGATTGCGCTGCTCGTCCTGATCGTCGTCTTCCGCACCTGGACGCAACTCGGCCTGGCGACCTATATTCCTTTCCTGTACCGGGCTGAACTGGACCGAGACCCGGCCTACGTCGCGACCCTTCTCTTTCTGTTCCTGGGCTCCGGGACCATCGGCACGCTCGTGGGGGGGCCCATCGGGGACCGGGTCGGGCACCGGCGCATGCTGTTCGCCTCGCTGGCGCTTCAGGTTCCCCTGATCGCTCTGTTCCTGGTCGCCAAAGGTTGGGCGGTGTTCGTTGTGGCGGGTCTGGTCGGCGCGACGATCGTCTCGACCTTTTCCGTGACGATCGTGATGGCGCAGGAGCTCTTCCCGCGCCATATGGCCACCGCGTCCGGGACGATCGCTGGGTTCGCCATCGGTACCGGGGGCATCGGGGTAACGCTGCTTGGCGCCCTGGCGGACCGCCACGGCGTCTCCGCCGCCGCACATGCCATCAACGCTTTGCCTGCGGCAGGAGCCATGCTCGTATTGCTGCTCCCGCTGCCTTGGGCTGCGGAACAGAACGATCGGACTTGACCCCCAGCCGGCAGAGCCCCGACTCCGCAACGACGCGTGGTAAACTGGCCGCTCTACCCCTCGGTCACGGTCGCAGGATCTTGCTGGTCGCGGCCCCCGGGACCACGATGCGCGTCGCCACGCCGGCCCGGGACTGTCCTTCACTCATCTCGCCGTTCTCCTTTCGAGGGATCGGGAGACCCGACCGACCGCCGCGGACGAATCTCTTTCGCTGGATGTGTGGCGCCATGCTACTGCAATCCGCACCGGGCGAACAGAGCTGCGAGTCCGGGTTGTGCACGGTGCGCGACACGCGGCCAGCGCCCCGGCAGCCTATCCGCCCGGCTGCGCGGCCCCGCTCGGCACGCGGCGGGCTGCCATGTCGCTGGCCACGGCGGAGGAGATGTCGGCCCGGAGCTGGTTGAACGCCCGGGTCCTGCGGTACTCGAGCCGAGAACCGAGCAGGATGACGAAGGTGTCCAAACCAGGATCGAGCCAGATCGACACCCCCGTATAGCCGGTGTGACCGAAAGAGTCGGCCGTGAACGCGTCGATCCGAGGCGAGGAGTAGGCGGACGACACGTCCCAGCCCAGGCTCCTCACGGTTCCTCCCCCAAAGGGTCGGGGCGCGATCATGAGCCGGACCGTGGATTCCGTGAGGACTCGAGTCCCCTCCAACTCGCCGAGACCGAGGAGCATCCGTGCAAATCGCCCCAAATCCCCGATAGTCCCGAACAAACCCGCGTGGCCCGCGACCCCACCGAACTGCCGGGCCACCGGGTCCTGGACGCGCCCCACGGCGACCTGCCCGCTCCCGCCCGCCGTGGGCACGCACCGGGTCCAGAGCTCCGGCCCAGGGAGGAACCCCGTGTCGGTCATCCGCAGAGGACCGTAGAAGGACTCCTTTGCGTACTGATTGAGAGGCACCCCGGAAACGCGCCGGACGAGTTCCCCGAGGAGAATGAAGTTGATGTCCGCGTACCGAAACTGCCCGCGTACCAGGCCCCCCGCCCCTTGTCGAGCGACGCCCCGCAGGGCAGCGTCAAGGGGCCTCTCCCCCGCAATCCGAAAGTCTCGCAGCCCCGACGTGTGCGTGAGCAAGTCCCTCACTTCGACTCTCTGCGCCCCGGTGCCCTTTACCTCCGGAAACCACTTCCCGAGCGGATCGTTGAGCACGAGGCGTCCCTCCGCGGCAAGCTTCATCACCGAAGGCGCCGTAGCAACCACTTTCGTCAGCGATGCAAGATCGAACACCGCCCCGGTATTGAGCGATTCAGCCGATGCCCCTCCCCAGCGCCTGCCGTAGGCTTTGGTGATCAGTATCCCTTCCCGGCTCCCCACGGACACGACCCCGCCGGCCAGGAGCCCGCCGGACATCGCGCCCTCCATCGCCACATCCAAGGCCTTCTCAAGGTCGCCGCATCGCGCCCCATCCCCGTCGGTAAGGCCTAGCCACGCGACTGCCACCGCCCCGAGTACCGCGAGTCTTGCCATCCTCGGGCCTCCCGTCGGACCGCCGATCGTTACGACCCAGCTTGCCCTCCCCGTCACCCTGCGGTCAAGCGCCCGTCCGCACCGCAAGTGCCCCGTAAACAAACAGAACGCCCCTGGGAGGGGAGACCTCGCCAGGGGCGGCTGATGAGCTTGGATGCCCGGTACCCCGCAGAGCGCACGGAGGCGCGGGAGCGGGGGTGGTTCTTCAAAAGGATCGGCGGCGACCTACTCTCCCACCCAGTGACCCGGGCAGTACCATCGGCGCGGAGGGGCTTAACGGCCGTGTTCGGAATGGGAACGGGTGTCTCCCCCTCGCCATAGCCACCGAAAAAACAGTGACAACTCCATACGTCAGGGAATCGAGAGCGTTGCGGTGAGTCGTGGTCTCTTGTTGCGCGCTGGTGCGAAGGATGCGAAATGGGGTCAAGCCGCACGGCCCTTTAGTACCGGTTAGCTCAGCGTGTTGCCACGCGTACACA from Deltaproteobacteria bacterium includes these protein-coding regions:
- a CDS encoding MFS transporter, translated to MATDVVQGALPALLPYLKDRYALTYTSAGLVLLAAHVTSSGIQPLFGYLTDRKPLPALLPFGLLVSGVGMALVPFAPTFGWVLAIVVFLGLGTAAFHPEGFKATACIAQARRATGMSLFSVGGNLGFALGAPAAIFLVSHLGLTGAVALATPCALALALLVPALPSITRRVTAIGEVAKRADRHARPFPAIALLVLIVVFRTWTQLGLATYIPFLYRAELDRDPAYVATLLFLFLGSGTIGTLVGGPIGDRVGHRRMLFASLALQVPLIALFLVAKGWAVFVVAGLVGATIVSTFSVTIVMAQELFPRHMATASGTIAGFAIGTGGIGVTLLGALADRHGVSAAAHAINALPAAGAMLVLLLPLPWAAEQNDRT
- a CDS encoding serine hydrolase produces the protein MARLAVLGAVAVAWLGLTDGDGARCGDLEKALDVAMEGAMSGGLLAGGVVSVGSREGILITKAYGRRWGGASAESLNTGAVFDLASLTKVVATAPSVMKLAAEGRLVLNDPLGKWFPEVKGTGAQRVEVRDLLTHTSGLRDFRIAGERPLDAALRGVARQGAGGLVRGQFRYADINFILLGELVRRVSGVPLNQYAKESFYGPLRMTDTGFLPGPELWTRCVPTAGGSGQVAVGRVQDPVARQFGGVAGHAGLFGTIGDLGRFARMLLGLGELEGTRVLTESTVRLMIAPRPFGGGTVRSLGWDVSSAYSSPRIDAFTADSFGHTGYTGVSIWLDPGLDTFVILLGSRLEYRRTRAFNQLRADISSAVASDMAARRVPSGAAQPGG